The following proteins are encoded in a genomic region of Phragmites australis chromosome 9, lpPhrAust1.1, whole genome shotgun sequence:
- the LOC133928000 gene encoding uncharacterized protein LOC133928000 yields the protein MEADDWLKTIDSKLQIPRCNGREKVLFASHQPIGPAQEWWTAYTAAHEDPQEITWADFQNSFRAHHVPAGEIKVKRKEFLSLKQGPMSVREYLTKFTQLSHYAPNDIDMDEKKQDCFLECLNIALQYALSAKEYPSFQKLNQSQRPQQKMQNQGTGSFKLAVQSQQQQQQSHPSFSQQQQRPNNTNKCPKKQQGQAQGNNQQQQPRQNIMYGRLNHVAVEEAEEAPNVIDLRSGYHQLKIRASDIPKTAFVTRYSLYEYTFVVVFIDGILVYSKNEEEYEEHLRMVLQKLKENQLYAKLSKCEFWLKEVPFLGHIISAGGVSVDLSKWQNKWLCVISVSESKPSIKDQQDCYDH from the exons ATGgaggcagatgattggctgaaaaCAATCGACAGCAAGCTTCAGATACCTCGGTGCAATGGACGGGAGAAAGTCCTCTTTGCATCCCACCAACCGATTGGGCCAGCTCAAGAGTGGTGGACTGCTTACACCGCCGCTCATGAGGATCCCCAGGAGATCACTTGGGCAGACTTCCAGAACAGCTTCCGTGCTCACCATGTCCCCGCCGGAGAAATAAAGGTAaagaggaaggagttcctcagtctcAAGCAAGGACCTATGTCTGTGAGGGAGTACCTCACGAAGTTTACTCAATTGTCTCACTACGCCCCCAACGACATCGACATGGATGAGAAGAAACAGGATTGCTTTCTTGAGTGTCTTAACATTGCTCTGCAGTATGCCCTCTCCGCTAAGgagtaccccagtttccagaagctg AATCAGTCACAGAGGCCGCAGCAGAAAATGCAGAATCAGGGTACAGGGTCGTTCAAGCTGGCAGTGCagtcgcagcagcagcagcaacagtctCATCCCAGCTtctcgcagcagcagcagcgacccAATAACA ccaacaagtgtcccaagaagcagcaaggccaagCCCAGGGCaacaaccagcagcagcagcctcgccaGAACATAATGTATGGTCGTCTCAAccatgttgcagtggaggaagccgAGGAAGCTCCTAACGTG attgatcttcgatctGGATACCATCAGCTAAAAATTCGTGCTTCGGATATCCCCAAGacagcatttgttactcggtacAGTCTGTATGAGTACACA tttgttgtggtgttcattgatggcATCCTGGTCTactccaagaacgaagaagagtacgaggaacacctaaggaTGGTTTTGCAAAAGCTCAAGGAAAACCAATTGTACGCTaaactgagcaaatgtgagttctggttaAAGGAAGTTCCTTTCCTTGGccacatcatatcagcaggaggtgtgtctgtaGATCTGTCCAAG TGGCAGAATaagtggctttgtgtgatatctgtcagcgagtcaaagccgagcatcaaaGACCAGCAAGACTGCTACGaccattga